A window from Taeniopygia guttata chromosome 10, bTaeGut7.mat, whole genome shotgun sequence encodes these proteins:
- the B2M gene encoding beta-2-microglobulin precursor (The RefSeq protein has 1 substitution compared to this genomic sequence), whose translation MARGALALGLLALLALLGLGAAAESPKVEVYARSRAEEGKENILHCFVTGFHPPKIDIKLLKNGDPIPGVKYGDLSFNEKWQFQRLVYVPFTPTRGDTFSCEVAHSTMPKSRNYLWEPDF comes from the exons TGCTGGCGCTGCTGGCGCTGCTCGGCCTGGGGGCGGCCGCTG AGTCGCCGAAGGTGGAAGTCTACGCCCGTTCACGCGCcgaggagggaaaggagaacATCCTCCACTGCTTTGTCACCGGTTTTCACCCACCCAAGATTGACATCAAACTCCTGAAGAACGGGGATCCAATTCCCGGCGTCAAGTACGGGGACTTGTCCTTCAACGAGAAGTGGCAGTTCCAGCGCCTGGTCTATGTGCCCTTCACCCCCACAAGGGGTGACACCTTCTCTTGCGAGGTGGCGCATTCCACCATGCCGAAGTCACGCAATTACCTCTGGG AACCAGACTTCTGA